A single genomic interval of Microbacterium hydrocarbonoxydans harbors:
- the truB gene encoding tRNA pseudouridine(55) synthase TruB, producing the protein MVSPGILLVDKPAGLTSHDVVARTRRALGTRKVGHAGTLDPMATGLLVIGVEGATRLLTYIVGADKTYHATIRLGQTTGTDDADGEIVTTASEADVLGVTPERVAAGIAALTGRISQVPSSVSAIKVDGRRAYDRVRAGEEVVLAAREVTVSRFDVLAERTADGFRDLDVVVDCSSGTYIRSLARDLGADLGVGGHLTALRRTKVGDFDVADAAVIDDIDEAALLTPAAAAARVLDVLPVSNAEATDLRHGKRLVGQSTRLDGSRAAAIDEDGVLVGVVERRGDDLKSAMNMPEVAR; encoded by the coding sequence ATGGTCTCGCCCGGCATCCTCCTCGTCGACAAGCCCGCTGGACTGACCAGCCATGATGTGGTCGCCCGCACCCGCCGCGCCCTCGGGACGCGGAAGGTCGGGCATGCAGGTACTCTCGACCCGATGGCCACCGGTCTGCTCGTGATCGGCGTGGAGGGCGCGACGCGCCTCCTCACCTACATCGTGGGTGCCGACAAGACCTACCACGCGACCATCCGGCTCGGACAGACGACCGGTACGGACGACGCGGACGGAGAGATCGTCACCACCGCGTCGGAGGCCGACGTGCTCGGCGTCACGCCGGAGCGAGTGGCGGCGGGTATCGCCGCATTGACGGGTCGGATCTCGCAGGTGCCGAGTTCGGTGTCGGCGATCAAGGTCGACGGTCGCCGCGCGTACGATCGTGTCCGCGCGGGCGAAGAGGTCGTCCTCGCGGCTCGCGAGGTGACCGTCTCGCGCTTCGACGTCCTCGCCGAGCGCACCGCCGACGGATTCAGGGATCTCGACGTCGTCGTCGACTGCTCCTCCGGCACCTACATCCGCTCGCTCGCCCGCGACCTGGGTGCCGATCTCGGCGTGGGGGGCCACCTCACCGCGCTGCGACGGACGAAGGTGGGTGACTTCGATGTCGCGGATGCCGCGGTGATCGACGATATCGATGAGGCAGCGCTGCTGACCCCGGCGGCCGCGGCGGCGCGAGTGCTCGACGTGCTGCCCGTCTCGAATGCCGAGGCCACCGACCTCAGGCACGGCAAGAGGCTCGTCGGGCAGTCGACCAGGCTCGACGGCAGCCGCGCTGCGGCGATCGACGAGGACGGCGTCCTCGTCGGAGTCGTCGAGAGACGCGGCGACGACCTCAAGAGTGCGATGAACATGCCGGAGGTCGCGCGATGA
- a CDS encoding bifunctional riboflavin kinase/FAD synthetase encodes MIVFRDPHDVPADFGPSVVAIGKFDGVHAGHRAVIRRLKEIADATGTRSVAVTFDRNPLAVLRPDRCPENVVTVERKLELLSELDLDATLLLTFDAELASRSAEDFVTGILVDALQVATVLVGQDFRFGHGGAGTPELLRRLGPEHGFSVEVVDDVFLDGSDRRVSSTWIRELLMDGDVAAAARVLDRHVDVRGEVVHGLKRGRELGFPTANLSASVDSFVPADGVYAGWLVDHHTGLRHRAAISVGTNPTFDDVLERQVEAHVIGEQDLDLYGHDVTVEFVERLRGMVAFEGIEKLKDQMAADVTDAERVLARVSG; translated from the coding sequence ATGATCGTCTTCCGCGACCCTCACGACGTGCCGGCCGATTTCGGCCCCTCCGTGGTCGCGATCGGCAAGTTCGACGGTGTGCATGCCGGCCACCGCGCCGTGATCCGGCGGCTCAAGGAGATCGCGGATGCGACGGGAACCCGGTCGGTGGCCGTCACGTTCGATCGCAACCCGCTCGCCGTGCTGCGGCCCGACCGGTGCCCCGAGAACGTCGTCACGGTCGAGCGCAAGCTGGAGCTGCTGAGCGAGCTCGACCTCGACGCGACGCTTCTGCTGACCTTCGATGCGGAGCTCGCATCGCGCAGCGCCGAGGACTTCGTGACCGGCATCCTCGTGGATGCTCTGCAGGTCGCGACCGTGCTGGTCGGCCAGGACTTCCGCTTCGGGCACGGGGGAGCGGGGACCCCCGAGCTGCTGCGACGGCTCGGGCCCGAGCACGGCTTCTCGGTGGAGGTCGTCGACGACGTCTTCCTCGACGGATCAGACCGTCGGGTGTCGTCGACCTGGATCCGCGAACTCCTCATGGACGGGGACGTCGCCGCCGCCGCCCGTGTGCTCGACCGCCACGTCGACGTGCGCGGAGAGGTCGTGCACGGACTCAAGCGCGGCAGGGAGCTCGGATTCCCGACGGCGAACCTCTCGGCATCGGTCGACTCGTTCGTGCCGGCCGACGGCGTCTATGCTGGCTGGCTCGTCGACCATCACACGGGACTCCGGCATCGCGCGGCGATCTCGGTCGGCACCAACCCGACGTTCGACGACGTGCTCGAGCGGCAGGTCGAGGCGCACGTGATCGGCGAGCAGGATCTGGATCTCTACGGCCACGACGTGACGGTCGAGTTCGTCGAGCGGCTGCGGGGAATGGTGGCCTTCGAGGGGATCGAGAAGTTGAAGGACCAGATGGCGGCTGATGTCACCGACGCCGAGCGGGTGCTCGCGCGCGTCAGCGGCTGA
- a CDS encoding A/G-specific adenine glycosylase has product MPSTSPPDAAESLPLTSWYRRTARDLPWRRPEFHDRFGAWGTLVSEFMLQQTPVNRVIPHLEAWLDRWPTPTAMAGATPAQVVQQWANLGYPRRALWLHRAAVEIVDRHGGTVPRDVDALLALSGIGDYTARAVAVFAYGDRHPVVDTNTRRVLARAVQGQAQPGSPSRRDLQLMDSLLPADDAASAVFNAAAMELGATVCIARTPRCESCPLVGTCAWVAAGRPDTGDTRRRQAAFEGSDRQARGAVLRLLRTASPDAVPVSAVLPDWPDALQRDRAIDSLIADGLAEADGELLSLPR; this is encoded by the coding sequence GTGCCATCGACTTCGCCTCCAGACGCCGCGGAATCGCTGCCTCTGACGTCGTGGTACCGGCGCACCGCCCGGGATCTGCCCTGGAGACGCCCGGAGTTCCACGACCGGTTCGGCGCATGGGGCACACTCGTCAGCGAGTTCATGCTCCAGCAGACTCCGGTGAACAGGGTGATCCCGCACCTAGAGGCCTGGCTCGATCGGTGGCCGACTCCGACGGCCATGGCCGGGGCCACACCGGCGCAGGTCGTGCAGCAGTGGGCGAATCTCGGGTACCCGCGCCGCGCCCTGTGGCTGCACCGCGCAGCCGTCGAGATCGTTGACAGGCACGGCGGCACCGTACCGCGAGACGTGGACGCTCTCCTCGCGCTCTCCGGGATCGGCGACTACACGGCCAGGGCCGTGGCCGTGTTCGCCTATGGCGACAGGCATCCGGTCGTCGACACGAACACGCGACGCGTCCTCGCTCGCGCCGTGCAGGGCCAGGCACAGCCCGGCTCCCCGTCGCGCCGCGACCTGCAGCTGATGGACTCGCTGCTTCCCGCTGACGATGCCGCCTCCGCGGTCTTCAACGCCGCCGCCATGGAGCTGGGGGCGACGGTGTGCATCGCCAGGACTCCGCGTTGCGAGAGCTGCCCGCTGGTCGGCACGTGCGCCTGGGTCGCCGCCGGGCGCCCCGACACCGGGGACACCCGCCGCCGGCAGGCCGCCTTCGAGGGATCGGATCGTCAGGCGCGGGGTGCGGTGCTGAGGCTCCTGCGCACGGCGTCACCCGATGCGGTGCCGGTCTCCGCTGTCCTGCCCGACTGGCCGGATGCGCTGCAGCGCGATCGTGCGATCGATTCGCTGATCGCCGACGGACTCGCCGAGGCAGACGGCGAACTGCTCTCGCTCCCCCGCTGA